A window of the Torulaspora globosa chromosome 6, complete sequence genome harbors these coding sequences:
- the POP6 gene encoding ribonuclease P/MRP protein subunit POP6 (ancestral locus Anc_4.169), with protein sequence MAGLPRVQYDGKDARIDPADQESTMKYIYDHIISSCIQGPEVIGDGIISYRKVTKNDNIKQTIDKLENTDCQYICLYSYGQHIQKMLSVVEIFKRILLGKTSSVKQWNRLTCFILTKEGRNELLEKQTRIPILITVVEIPSTSIRPSFELSLKGFTQQ encoded by the coding sequence ATGGCAGGATTACCGCGGGTTCAATATGATGGTAAAGATGCTCGCATCGATCCTGCTGACCAGGAAAGCACTATGAAATACATATATGACCATATCATCTCTAGCTGTATTCAGGGCCCAGAAGTCATTGGCGATGGCATCATCTCATATCGCAAAGTTACAAAGAACGATAATATCAAGCAGACGATAGATAAACTGGAGAATACCGATTGCCAGTATATTTGCCTCTACTCCTACGGGCAGCACATTCAAAAGATGCTAAGTGTAGTGGAAATCTTTAAAAGAATTCTGTTAGGGAAGACTAGCTCTGTGAAACAATGGAATAGGCTCACCTGTTTCATTCTTACCAAGGAAGGACGCAACGAGCTGCTTGAGAAACAAACTAGGATACCGATACTTATAACGGTGGTCGAGATACCCTCAACTTCGATCCGCCCATCCTTCGAATTATCTCTGAAAGGTTTTACGCAACAATGA